The DNA segment CATACCATCGTCTCCTCATTAGCATGTCCTTATTTTATCATGTGCGCCTTTATTATTCTATCGTAAAATCTTTGTGGTAAACACAGACAAAAGCAGAAAGGCTCGTTGATTAGCAAAAGATCAATTAAGTTCTCTACAGTGGAGGAAAGCAGACAAAAAGACCCCCTGCTTATAGCAGAGGCAGCCGAAAAAGTGACGTTTATTCAGTTCTATAAGGAATGTATTTGGCATTTTTGTTATTGTCATGTATGAAATGGTCGTATGATTTCTGTGTACAAAGACCTCAGATGTCTCTTGGTTAGTGATATTTTTCTTAAAAACTTCCGATTGTTGAGGACGGGGTCCGTATAAAAAAAGAGAAAGATGGCTGGGAAACGGCTTTTCGTGGGCGAACGCCGTTTCCCAGCCACCTTATGATCATGAAGATGAACGGAACCAATCATGTAGTCCATTATATAGGGAGTTTCCTTAAATCAGTATGATAGAATGCTGTATAACTACGCTCCGCTATATAATAAGGAAGTCTACTCTTTTTACTATACAAAGACTTTTTCAGTGGTCTCGCTTATGGCAAGGGTTCTGATTATTCGTCAGCTGGTACAGGGTTTAGTCCTTTAGGTGTTTCGATTGATCCATTAAGCTCGTAAGGCCCAAGTTTTCCGACCGACGTGTTTTCAAATATGACTTGATTATATCCAAAATGACGAGCGGTAATCAGAATCGATTCTACGCCTGTCAACATCTCCTGTTTCTCAACATGCTTAGGATCATTGAGTTCGACTACAAGCTTATCCCCTTCCTCACGTGAGGACTGGATCTTAACTTCTGAAGGAATAGGTGCATTTACTTCAGGATTTTCCTCATCCTTTTTTAATTCTTTTAAAGCATCACTTATTGAAAGTCCTTTGGTTATAGAGATAGGTACGAAGAAAGAGGTATCCTTTGAAGAAGGTTTGAGTACTTTAAAAATAAAGCTGCCTTCTTTTATAGATGACAATGAGGTGACCTCTCCATAACTGCCTAACGAAACTGGTGCCCCGTCTTCTGTCTGCAGGGAAATGTTATCAATATTGTAAGGTTCGACAGCCCACTTGATGCTATCTACAATCTTTGTAATCATCGCACTCCCACCGCTTACTGTAAAGTCATTCGGAAATATAACACTTGCTTTATTTGCGTCTTTGTTAATCGAAATATCAATGTCTTTCAAAAAGCTCTCTGATAACCCGAGCTTATCGGCATTTACTGTCTTCTTTTCTTCACCTTTTCCATTTTCCATTACCATTAGAGGAACGATATGTTGAGCATTTCGGTCAGCTACAGCTAAAGGCTCCATCTCATTCGTAATTTCTTCTACAAGCATACTGTTCAGTTGTTCACTCGTTGAGGCCATATCTCCTTGACTGCCTTCAGCAGGAAGCTTTTCCGGACTATTTGAACCTTCATGATTTCCTCGAGTCAACGTTTGATTTTCAGTAGTGGACTCAGGTGTCTCTAAAGCCCCATCTTGCATGGTATAAAATGAGAAAGGTACAACAACCGCCAGAATCAGCAAGGCCATTATAGAGGCGAGACCAGGCATAAGCCATCTCGGCCGTGAGTTCCTCTGTTGAGAATTTTCTTCAGGAATTTGACGATCATACTCCGCCTTCGTTTTTTTATCCTTAATTTCAGGGAGCTCATGCAGCATCTTTTCTAAACGGTTATTCTGTTCATCATTATGCTTCATGGTCATCCACCTCCCTTGCTTGTAAACGTTTTTTCAAAGCCTGCATCCCTCTATGTTGTGTTGTTTTCACTTTACTGTCACTGAACTGAAGGATATCTGCAGTTTCCTGTATAGACATTCCCTGAATATACCTCAAAATGATGACACTTTTTTGATCTAGCGTACATTGATCAAGCGCTTTATAAACTTCTCTCATTTGATCACTCAATTCAACGACTTCATCAGGTAAAGGTTCACCATCCTTCAAGGACTCCCCTTTTTCTTCCCAGTTAAAAAAGTCCATGATCCTCTTACGTTTTGTTCCTTGTTTGCGAAAATAGTCAATTGCCACATGGCGAGCAATAGAGAACAACCATGTTTTTTCACTGCTCCTCCCATCAAAAGATTGGTACGATTGGAGCACTTTTATATAAACCTCCTGTGTTAAATCTTCAGCTGCTTGACGGTTTTTAACCATATAATAAATAAATTGAAATAGATCTCGATGATACTTATCATAAAATTCATCAAAGAACGGTTTCACACCTTGAACCTCCCCGTTCACTCATATTGTCGTTTATGTAGATTAAAAAGTTACACTTCCCCATCATAATACGGATAATTAAAAATGAAAAATAATAATATCACACTACGAAAAGCGAGGATAGTTATAATTTTCTGAGCAAAAACAAAAAAGAAGCTGCCTTCTCTAGCAACTTCTTTTCTAAGATGGGTTTTCTATTCGAACATCGACATATTATACACTGGAAATCGCATGCCTCTTTTGATATTTAGAAAATAATGTACCTAGCACAGGGGAAAGCACGAGTATAAAAATGACGTTACTTGCAGCATGGTTTAAATCCATTGGCAGCCCAGCTAAATAATAAGCCCAGAATGGCTGCCCGACTGCCCTCATCGTTAATGAAATGATTAAGCCATATAAGATTCCACTAATAAACCCATATATTGAGAGAAGCCACACAGGTATCGTGGACCAAAACTTTCCGATTAATCCCGCTACCAATCCGATAATAGACCATGAAACGACTTGCCATATCGTCCAATACCCCATCCCTAAAAATATATTCGACAGAAAAGTAGTTAAAAAAGCCATAACAACTGCTGAAAACGGTCCTAACCAAAACCCTGTAATGATAATGATCGCCGTTACAGGCTGGGCATTGGGGATGTTTGCCATAACAAGCCTTCCTGCAATTGCCATAGAGGCGAGCATAGCGATCAAGGTAAGTTTATAGGTGTTCATTTCTCATCATTCCCAAGCGTGGAAGTCAAAAACGATTTCGTCTCCCTGTTTCACTTCATATTCATTAGCCCCGACCATTGCAGATTCACCATTAATTGTAAACAACCATGCCTTTTCGTCAGTAGCAGTGATTCCTTCTATGCCAGTAATAAACCCTTCATTTTCTTCCACTTCGAAGTTGTTCTTCATCACGTCCATTAGCATGGTTCCTTCTTCCACAGTCACGTCTTTAGTCGAAATGACTTTCTCGCCTTTATTCTTAGAAAGCTCAATTTGGAGGGTTACCTCTTGTTTCTCCTCTTGTTTGGAAGCCGTTTCCTCACCGCCGCTTTCCGATTGACAGCCTGCTAACACGAGCATTGTCAGCATAAGTGCAGATAATAGTGTAGACACCTTTCCCATAAAAAAAACTCCTCTTCCTATTTAAATTGACTCATAATGCTGTTCGAAGGAAGGATATGACTGGACAACACAGATCTAACTATAAAAAACCTGCTCTTCAATAGAAGAACAGGCTTAAGACATACCAGTTAGGCTATGTAAATACATTACACGAATCAGTCCGGTTGCCTCAAACGCTCAATCCCCGAAGCTTTGAAACAGCGTAAGATCAGGCAGGTCTACTGACTTGTGTGTCGTTCTACTCAAGGACCTTCCCGCGACTTATCCGCAGTGGTCTTCCTTATTTCGTCTACACATACAGTTGCGAGGACAGTTCTGGCCTTTCACCAGATTCCCTATTTCATCC comes from the Halobacillus shinanisalinarum genome and includes:
- the sigX gene encoding RNA polymerase sigma factor SigX, producing the protein MKPFFDEFYDKYHRDLFQFIYYMVKNRQAAEDLTQEVYIKVLQSYQSFDGRSSEKTWLFSIARHVAIDYFRKQGTKRKRIMDFFNWEEKGESLKDGEPLPDEVVELSDQMREVYKALDQCTLDQKSVIILRYIQGMSIQETADILQFSDSKVKTTQHRGMQALKKRLQAREVDDHEA
- a CDS encoding ECF transporter S component, translated to MNTYKLTLIAMLASMAIAGRLVMANIPNAQPVTAIIIITGFWLGPFSAVVMAFLTTFLSNIFLGMGYWTIWQVVSWSIIGLVAGLIGKFWSTIPVWLLSIYGFISGILYGLIISLTMRAVGQPFWAYYLAGLPMDLNHAASNVIFILVLSPVLGTLFSKYQKRHAISSV
- a CDS encoding DUF4430 domain-containing protein, yielding MGKVSTLLSALMLTMLVLAGCQSESGGEETASKQEEKQEVTLQIELSKNKGEKVISTKDVTVEEGTMLMDVMKNNFEVEENEGFITGIEGITATDEKAWLFTINGESAMVGANEYEVKQGDEIVFDFHAWE